A region of Nitrospira sp. DNA encodes the following proteins:
- a CDS encoding reverse transcriptase/maturase family protein — MGTLFEQITSFPNLVQAARLAGRGKRFRPNVAAFALDLEEELHQVRQELVSRRYCPGPYRTFVIREKKPRFISAAPFRDRVVHHALCNIIEPIFDRRFLYDSYACRKGKGTHAAVDRASSYAGRFRYVLKCDIEKYFPSIDHAILLELIAKQIWDEGALWLIRTILEGSNQQPNAQHYFPGDDLFAPFERRRGIPIGNQTSQFFANVYLDRLDHYVKETLRVPGYVRYVDDLLLFDHDKRRLHDVRSALGEALAVLRLRLHPRKCFVATVASGFTFLGYRIFPAHRRLDADNVRRFKRRLRLYRQAVADRRMSDLQRKDRIRSWVAHAAHADTARLRTRILGKAVL, encoded by the coding sequence ATGGGCACCCTGTTCGAGCAAATCACGTCTTTTCCCAATCTGGTGCAAGCGGCACGTCTAGCCGGCCGAGGCAAGCGCTTTCGTCCCAACGTAGCAGCCTTCGCCTTGGATCTGGAAGAGGAGCTGCATCAGGTGCGGCAAGAACTGGTCTCGCGCAGGTATTGTCCCGGCCCCTACCGCACGTTTGTCATCCGTGAGAAGAAGCCCCGTTTCATCAGCGCGGCACCGTTCCGCGACCGCGTCGTGCACCATGCGCTCTGCAATATCATCGAGCCGATTTTCGATCGCCGTTTTCTCTACGATTCATACGCCTGCCGCAAGGGGAAGGGCACGCATGCGGCGGTGGATCGCGCGTCGTCCTACGCAGGACGATTTCGGTATGTGCTGAAGTGTGACATTGAGAAATATTTTCCCAGCATCGACCATGCCATTCTCCTTGAGCTGATCGCCAAGCAAATCTGGGATGAGGGAGCGCTCTGGCTGATCCGCACCATCCTGGAGGGCAGCAACCAGCAGCCCAACGCACAGCATTACTTTCCGGGCGACGATCTGTTTGCTCCGTTTGAACGGCGTCGTGGCATTCCCATCGGGAACCAAACGAGTCAGTTCTTTGCGAATGTCTACCTGGATCGTCTGGATCATTACGTGAAGGAAACGCTTCGTGTGCCCGGCTATGTGCGGTATGTCGACGATCTGCTGCTGTTCGATCACGATAAGCGACGGCTTCACGACGTGCGGTCGGCTCTTGGGGAGGCCCTCGCGGTGCTGCGATTGCGCCTCCATCCGAGGAAGTGCTTTGTGGCCACGGTCGCATCAGGATTTACCTTTCTCGGCTATCGGATCTTTCCCGCACATCGCCGGTTGGACGCGGACAATGTCCGACGATTCAAGCGGCGGCTCCGGCTGTATCGCCAGGCGGTGGCAGACCGGAGGATGTCGGACCTTCAGCGGAAAGATCGTATCCGAAGTTGGGTGGCCCATGCGGCACATGCCGACACGGCACGCCTGCGCACGAGAATCTTAGGCAAGGCGGTGTTGTGA